The proteins below are encoded in one region of Lactuca sativa cultivar Salinas chromosome 3, Lsat_Salinas_v11, whole genome shotgun sequence:
- the LOC111906191 gene encoding uncharacterized protein LOC111906191, which produces MGQKGGRDAFVSQGFDTWNKKDAFRTHVGGVDSFHNKAKEKLLLKTGLTFRGHDESVNSENRGLYIEVLKVIRETSEDIFNNTLENAPKNNQLISPKIQKEPVQCFAQEVLLSIREEIGQDVFALLVDESSDVSKNEQMAIVLRYVDSLGFVKERFIGLVHVKDTSSLTLKNVINEIREQGYDGASNMRGEFNGLKALILQENDMEFYVHCFAHQLQLVVVAVTKKHDGVSDFFEQIALVVNVVCASCRRKTYYESKQEKGCKKACVVVNLKPKEG; this is translated from the exons ATGGGACAAAAAGGTGGGAGAGATGCATTTGTTTCCCAAGGTTTTGATACTTGGAATAAAAAAGATGCATTTCGGACTCATGTGGGTGGTGTAGATAGTTTTCACAACAAAGCAAAAGAAAA ACTTTTATTGAAAACCGGTTTAACATTTCGTGGTCATGACGAGTCTGTTAACTCGGAAAATAGAGGGCTTTACATTGAAGTGTTAAAAGTCATTCGAGAGACTAGTGAAGATATTTTCAACAATACTTTAGAAAATGCTCCTAAAAACAATCAACTTATTTCCCCTAAAATTCAAAAAGAACCTGTGCAATGTTTTGCACAAGAAGTACTTTTGAGTATTCGTGAAGAGATTGGTCAAGATGTTTTTGCTTTACTAGTTGATGAATCTAGTGATGTTTCAAAAAATGAACAAATGGCTATTGTTTTGCGTTATGTCGATAGTCTTGGCTTTGTGAAAGAAAGATTCATAGGACTAGTGCACGTGAAGGATACATCTTCTTTGACACTCAAAAATGTCATAAATGAA atAAGAGAACAAGGTTACGATGGGGCTAGCAATATGCGGGGGGAATTCAATGGTTTGAAAGCTTTGATATTACAAGAGAATGACATGGAGTTTTATGTACATTGCTTTGCACACCAACTTCAATTAGTAGTTGTGGCTGTAACAAAGAAGCATGATGGTGTTAGTGACTTCTTTGAGCAAATCGCGTTGGTGGTTAATGTTGTTTGTGCCTCGTGTAGAAGAAAGACTTACTACGAGAGCAAGCAAGAGAAAGGGTGCAAAAAGGCTTGTGTAGTGGTTAACTTGAAACCGAAAGAGGGTTAA
- the LOC111906192 gene encoding uncharacterized protein LOC111906192, whose protein sequence is MVRGTMEALQSFRKIGFASILPKVSYFCQTHEIDTLDMEELYIGARKRRTIKTNMLHFKVEIFNTVVDMQLTEYRDRFSETSTQLLEYMGALSPCDSFAQFDKSKLLKLGKLYKYDFDDSNMIDLEGQLEIFYHSCIKDERFTSLKGISDLSRLMVSTGKHQSYPLVYKLLKLALILPVAPASVERCFSKIKLLKTDLCNKIGDDF, encoded by the coding sequence ATGGTTAGAGGGACAATGGAGGCATTGCAATCTTTTAGAAAAATAGGGTTTGCTAGCATTTTGCCAAAAGTATCATATTTTTGTCAAACACACGAAATTGATACTTTAGATATGGAAGAGTTGTATATTGGTGCGAGAAAACGTAGGACTATAAAGACTAATATGCTTCATTTTAAGGTTGAAATCTTCAACACGGTGGTAGATATGCAACTTACAGAATATCGGGATAGATTTAGTGAAACAAGCACCCAATTACTAGAATACATGGGTGCTTTGAGCCCTTGTGATTCATTTGCACAATTTGACAAATCAAAGTTATTGAAGTTAGGTAAGTTATACAAGTATGACTTTGATGATTCAAATATGATAGACCTTGAAGGACAACTTGAGATATTTTATCACTCTTGCATCAAAGATGAGCGCTTCACTAGTTTGAAAGGAATTTCCGACCTTTCTCGTTTGATGGTTAGTACGGGGAAGCATCAGTCTTATCCTTTGGTTTATAAGCTTTTAAAGTTGGCTTTGATATTACCCGTAGCACCCGCAAGTGTAGAAAGATGTTTTTCAAAGATTAAGCTCTTGAAGACCGACTTGTGTAATAAAATTGGCGATGATTTTTGA
- the LOC111906167 gene encoding cytochrome P450 71AV8, with product METSVITTLGLAAIIFILFKLVTRPKSKKNLLPEPWRLPIIGHMHHLIGTMPHRGVMELARKHGSLMHLQLGEVSTIVVSSPRWAKEVLTTYDITFANRPETLTGEIVAYHNTDIVLAPYGEYWRQLRKLCTLELLSNKKVKSFQSLREEECWNLVKHIRSTGQGSPINLSENIFKMIATILSRAAFGKGIKDQMKFTELVKEILRLTGGFDVADIFPSKTLLHHLSGKRAKLTNIHNKLDNLINNIMAEHPGNRTSSSQETLLDVLLRLKESAEFPLTADNVKAVILDMFGAGTDTSSATIEWAISELIRCPRAMEKVQAELRQALNGKERIQEEDIQELNYLKLVIKETLRLHPPLPLVMPRECREPCVLGGYDIPSKTKLIVNVFAINRDPEYWKDAETFMPERFENSSITVMGSEYEYLPFGAGRRMCPGAALGLANVELPLAHILYYFNWKLPNGKTFQDLDMTESFGATVQRKTELLLVPTDFKTLEASSY from the exons ATGGAGACTTCGGTCATCACTACCCTTGGCCTTGCCGCTatcatcttcatcctcttcaAGCTAGTAACACGTcccaaatcaaagaaaaatctgCTCCCAGAGCCATGGAGACTACCAATAATCGGACACATGCACCATTTGATAG GTACGATGCCACATCGTGGTGTCATGGAGTTAGCAAGGAAACATGGATCTCTCATGCATCTACAACTTGGAGAGGTGTCCACGATCGTTGTTTCATCCCCACGTTGGGCAAAAGAGGTTCTGACAACGTATGATATTACTTTCGCAAACAGACCGGAGACTTTAACCGGTGAGATTGTTGCATATCACAATACCGATATTGTCCTTGCTCCCTATGGTGAATACTGGAGGCAGTTGCGAAAGCTTTGCACCTTGGAGCTTTTGAGTAACAAGAAAGTGAAGTCCTTTCAATCCCTTCGTGAGGAGGAGTGTTGGAATTTGGTTAAGCATATTCGATCAACTGGGCAGGGATCACCAATCAATCTTTCAGAAAACATTTTCAAGATGATTGCTACCATACTTAGTAGGGCGGCGTTTGGAAAAGGAATCAAAGACCAAATGAAATTTACCGAATTAGTAAAAGAAATACTAAGGTTGACTGGAGGTTTTGATGTGGCGGATATCTTTCCTTCTAAAACGTTGCTTCACCACCTTTCAGGGAAGAGAGCTAAGTTAACCAACATACACAATAAGCTTGACAATTTGATCAACAATATCATGGCCGAGCACCCTGGAAATCGTACAAGCTCATCACAAGAGACTCTACTTGATGTTCTGTTAAGACTGAAAGAAAGCGCTGAGTTTCCATTGACAGCAGACAACGTCAAAGCAGTCATCTTG GATATGTTTGGAGCTGGCACAGATACATCATCAGCCACAATTGAATGGGCAATCTCTGAATTGATAAGGTGTCCAAGAGCGATGGAGAAAGTACAAGCAGAACTAAGGCAAGCACTAAATGGAAAGGAAAGGATCCAAGAGGAAGATATACAAGAACTAAACTACCTAAAGCTAGTGATCAAAGAAACATTGAGGTTGCACCCACCACTACCGTTGGTTATGCCTAGAGAGTGTAGGGAGCCATGTGTGTTGGGGGGATACGACATACCAAGCAAGACAAAACTTATTGTCAATGTGTTTGCCATAAACAGGGATCCTGAATACTGGAAAGATGCTGAAACTTTCATGCCAGAGAGATTCGAAAACAGCTCCATCACTGTAATGGGTTCAGAGTATGAGTATCTCCCGTTTGGTGCTGGAAGGAGAATGTGTCCTGGAGCTGCCCTTGGTTTAGCCAACGTGGAACTTCCTTTGGCTCATATACTTTACTACTTCAACTGGAAGCTCCCAAATGGCAAAACTTTTCAAGACTTGGATATGACTGAGAGCTTTGGAGCCACTGTTCAAAGAAAGACCGAGTTGTTACTAGTGCCTACAGATTTCAAAACACTTGAAGCGTCAAGTTATTGA
- the LOC111906194 gene encoding uncharacterized protein LOC111906194, whose translation MVEKAREREMESDFRTKRKPKQEHIAVGQAKKPKTSDSSSRGQQGCGQCAKCWRFHDGTGHKKGDCPRLQGGGGAVAAPAPATVRINDSQRVDAPAVKRRAFQLTTEEARAAPDVVVGTFLVNGMSVHVLFDSGANRSFVSLMLSKKFRDATGTSDSPLEIEIVYDRTVSTVRVYRDCVLNVLGERFRVDLVSIPLQGLKAIVGMDWLGVNGAMIDCECHLVRVRTPSRVPTLCSGARARRFMQQGYAGFLAYISDTRVETTTDVGSVPFVREFQDIFPE comes from the exons ATGGTTGAGAAGGCCCGTGAGCGGGAGATGGAGTCGGACTTTCGCACCAAGCGGAAGCCTAAGCAGGAACATATAGCAgtaggtcaggctaaaaagcctaagacctcggATTCATCTAGTAGGGGCCAACAGGGTTGTGGCCAGTGTGCCAAGTGTTGGAGAtttcatgatgga actggccataaaaAGGGTGATTGTCCAAGGTTGCAGGGAGGGGGAGGAGCAGTGGCGGCGCCTGCGCCCGCCACAGTGAGGATTAATGATAGCCAACGTGTTGATGCTCCAGCAGTGAAGAGACgtgcatttcagttgactaccgaggaggctcgggcagcaCCAGACGTTGTGGTTG ggacctttttggtcaatggtatgtctgtTCATGTTTTGTTCGATTCGGGAGCTAACCGATCGTTTGTGTCTCTtatgcttagcaagaagtttcgggaTGCGACGGGAACTTCGGATTCCCCGCTTGAGATAGAGATTGTATACGATCGCACCGTGAGTACAGTGAGGGTGTATCGGGACTGTGTCCTGAATGTTCTTGGGGAGAGGTTTCGTGTTGATTTAGTCTCAATACCGTTGCAAGGGTTGAAGGCGATTgtcgggatggactggttgggggtCAACGGGGCCATGATCGATTGCGAGTGCCATttggtgagggttcgaaccccaagtagggtACCGACCCTCTGCTCAGGTGCGAGAGCTAGGAGATTTATGCAGCAAGGTTATGCGGGATTTCTGGCATATATCTCGGATACGAGGGTTGAGACCACGACAGATGTGGGCAGTGTGCCGTTTGTACGGGAGTTTCAGGATATCTTTCCTGAGTAG